The stretch of DNA ATTTAAAATTCCTGGGATTTGGTTTGCAATTCTTGCATTAATTATAAATTATAATGGAATTACTATTGATAAAAGTATTTCTATTGCACTAGAAATGGGCGCTTATACTTCAATAATAATTCAGTTAGTTATTTTTGGAATATATTTATATAATGTAAAAATAAAATCTATGCCATGGCATTTATCATTACATATTAGTTTTGTAAAACATATATTATTGCCTGTTGTTGGAATAATTATCATAGTTTATTTCACTAATTTAAATTCATTTGTAGCTTCTATTTTAATTATGGAATTAGCAGTTCCTCTTGCTGTAAATAATGTAAATTTAGCTGCTTTATATAACTGTAAACCATACAATGTTGCTGCAACTATTTTAGTATCAACTACTTTATTTGTTTTTTTACTCTATTTTTATATAGAAATTATTAAATATTTCGTTAAGTAGATTTTCATGTGTGGTATTTTAGGAACAAATTTTATTTCTAATAAATTTGATAAATCTTTGGAACTTTTAAATAATCGTGGTCCAGACTTTCAAAAATTTATCAATATTGATAATAAACAATTTGGTCATACAAGACTTGCAATTATTGATTTAGATGAAGAAGCAAATCAACCTATGATTTTTGATGATATTTTACTTGTATTTAATGGAGAAATTTACAATTACAATGAATTGATTCTTTCAGAAGAGTTAGAATGTAAAACAAAAAGTGATAGTGAAGTATTAATTCGTCTTTATCAAAAATATGGATTTGATTTTTTAAATAAACTAAATGGAATGTTTGCCTTTTGTATTTTTGATATGAAAAAGAATCTTTATTTTTCTGCAAGAGATAGATATGGCAAAAAACCATTTTTTTACTATTTTAAAGATAATAAATTTATTTTTTCATCAAGTATTAAATCAATTTTAAATCTACTTGATTATAAACCAAATCTAAATAAAGTGGCCCTTTCAAAATATATGCAATATTTTGTCTCTTTTGGTGAAGATACATTTTATCAGGACATTTATAAACTTGAAGCCGCATCATATATGATTTATGAGCGAAATAAGGCTCTTGAGCTTCAAAAGAAGAAATATTATAAGATAAATACATATAAAGCTATAAAGGATGAAAAACAGGCTTTAAATGATATTGAAGAGCTTTTATTCAAAAGTGTTGAGTATAGGCTCAACAGTGATGTGGAAGTTGCTTCTCTTTTAAGTGGTGGAATTGACAGTTCATTAATATCAGCACTTTATACAAAAATATCAGGAAAAAAGATAAATACCTTTAGTGTTGGCTATGATGAATATAAAAACTATTGTGAACTTGATTTTGCACAAATTACAGCAACTCATATAAACTCAAATCATAATCCAGTAGTTATAAATCAAAAAGAGTATATCAATTATTTTGAACAAACACATGATATGCTTGAAGAACCTCATGGAGATAGTGCAGCTATTCCTTTAAATATCTTAACAAAACAGATACATAAAGCGGGAATCAAAACTGTATTATCAGGTGAAGGAAGTGATGAAATATTTTTAGGTTATGATAACTATACAAAGTTTTTAAAATATTATGAGTTTGAAAAAAGTCTTTCAAATGAACAAAACCTTTTTTTAAATGACATAATTGGAGCTTTACAAAATAATACTAAAGAGAGTGAATATTTAAGAAGAATTGTAAAAAAACAAAATCTTTATAACTCTTTTGGAGAAATTTATACGGACATTCAAAGAAAAAGATTATTCAAAAAAGTACCAACTTTTAAAAGTGAAACTGCTAAACAAGATCCCGTTGATTGGATGAGTTATATTGACTTAAAAATTTGGCTAGGAGAGGCACTATTGAGTAAAGTTGATAGAATCTCTATGGGTAACTCTTTGGAGATTAGAACGCCATTTTTGGACTTTAATTTAGTGAATTATATGTTTAGTGTAGAATCATCTATAAAAGTGGGCGATACTAATAAATATTTACTAAAAAAAATAGCTTCTAAATATATTCCAGATGTTATTATTAATAGAACAAAAAAAGGTTTTAATTCACCTTTTAATGAGTGGTTAAATAAAGAGTATAAAGATAAAATCCTTGATGTGATAGTTGAAGTAAATAATCAAACAAATCTCTTTAATCATGAATATATATTACATATTTATGAACTATCAAAATCAAATAAATTTAAACAACATCTTTATTCACTTTTTGTATTCTCTTTATGGTACAAAAAAGAGTTTCTTTCTTAAGAAAAAAGATTGTAAAATCAAATAAATTCAAGATTATTAAAAAGAGAAGATATGACTATATTAATACCAGTAGATTCTAAA from Arcobacter suis CECT 7833 encodes:
- the asnB gene encoding asparagine synthase (glutamine-hydrolyzing) produces the protein MCGILGTNFISNKFDKSLELLNNRGPDFQKFINIDNKQFGHTRLAIIDLDEEANQPMIFDDILLVFNGEIYNYNELILSEELECKTKSDSEVLIRLYQKYGFDFLNKLNGMFAFCIFDMKKNLYFSARDRYGKKPFFYYFKDNKFIFSSSIKSILNLLDYKPNLNKVALSKYMQYFVSFGEDTFYQDIYKLEAASYMIYERNKALELQKKKYYKINTYKAIKDEKQALNDIEELLFKSVEYRLNSDVEVASLLSGGIDSSLISALYTKISGKKINTFSVGYDEYKNYCELDFAQITATHINSNHNPVVINQKEYINYFEQTHDMLEEPHGDSAAIPLNILTKQIHKAGIKTVLSGEGSDEIFLGYDNYTKFLKYYEFEKSLSNEQNLFLNDIIGALQNNTKESEYLRRIVKKQNLYNSFGEIYTDIQRKRLFKKVPTFKSETAKQDPVDWMSYIDLKIWLGEALLSKVDRISMGNSLEIRTPFLDFNLVNYMFSVESSIKVGDTNKYLLKKIASKYIPDVIINRTKKGFNSPFNEWLNKEYKDKILDVIVEVNNQTNLFNHEYILHIYELSKSNKFKQHLYSLFVFSLWYKKEFLS